AGCAAATACAAATTAGTTACTGTAACAAGCTTCCTCATCctggaaacacaacatacatcaGCCTTGTTCTTTTTAATATTAGGATCTTCCCAGTGCTTTCAATCTTCCCTAGGGTTGGAAACTACTTTCAGGGTCCTCAAGGGCTGCCCTTTTGCTCCTATCGTTTTTGGGTAaaagggtcatagaatcatagaattggaaaagactttgtggaccatccaatccaaccccctgccaagaagcaggaaaatcgcattcaaagcacccctgacagatggacatccagcatctgtttaaaagactccaaagaaggaacctccaccacactccagggcagagagttccactgctgaacagctctcacagttaggaagttcttcctaatgttcaggtgaaatctcctttcctagttagaagccgttgttccatgttctagtctccagggcagtaaaaacaagctttctccctcctccttataaTTTCCCCTCAGATATTtttacatggctattatgtctcctctcagccttctcttctgcaggctaaacatgcacagcaATTTAAGCCGCGccatcattttagtcatcctcctctggatacattccagcttgtcaacttctcccttaaattgcagtgcccagaattggacatagtattccaggtgtggtctgaccaaagtagaatagaggggtagcatgacttccctggatctaaacagtagactcctatttatgcaggccaaaatcccactggcttttttagccgccgcatgacattgttggctcaagtTTATCTTCCTGTCcgtaaggactccaagatctttttcacacatactactATCAAGCCAGGCACTTCTGTATTACTGTGTTCTGCGTGCATCTATGAGTGAGAGGGAACTCCAGCCAGCTCCTATGGGAGTAGGAAATTGCTCAGTCAAGAGAGCAATTTGGAAGTGATTTCATTCTCTAAGTAGCTGGACACCTGTATTCCTTCCTCTTTTATGATGGGTCCGtcactgcatttcaatgtattttGGTTAGTGATGGTTGGAATGTTAGTTGGCTTATCATTTGAAGACCCCGAACCATCTGCATAAGAGCAGCCAACAACAAATTATGTTGCTACAATAGTATTTCTACTGAAAAAATGGAACAGCAATGTCAAAGCCCATGCTGTTCATGATTTGGTTACTAACATCAACTCCCAAATGTTATACTTGATTCCAAAACAAATCTGGGGAGAACTGTGTGTCTTATTAAAACTTCTTCAACACAATAGTGAATCCGTGGTTTGTTTTTGCAAATATAAAAATTACAGTAACTATCTGTATTCTTCATTGTGTAGTCAAAAAGGTTTCAATGAACAAAGCTGCTCATTCTAAATCCCAATTTTTCAACTATGATGCAGGACTTAAAAAGCAGACTGCTACTCTCCTTTGAAAAGTCCCCACCTTCTAAAAGTTGCTTTTTGGGTTCCTTCCCTGAATTGTCATCAGGATGTTGTAAGAATGTGGACAAGGATTGTATTACTGAAAATATTCCTCCTACAGCAGTTGATGCCAGTTTCACAAGGTACATTACAACTTTGACACAGCAGTAGCCCTGTTTCATGGATGTTCCTTGACTAGACAAACTATTGGTTTGACTCACCTTACATATAGGGTTTCCTGTACTCAAATTCAATCAGCTTTCACTAGCCAACTCAGATGCAAGAAATTCCCATGAAAGGCATACTGACCTTCACTGCCAGCCCTCCTTGCTGGGCACCCTGTTCAATCACATAGATGTTGTAATCTTCTGTGGTAGGACGCTGCATGACTTTGAAAATGGGTGGCTGATGGTCTGCTGTCAGGTCCACATCCAGACGTTCCAGGCTGACGCGAGGTACTTTGCGAAGACTGCCATCTCCTCCATCTTGGCTACGGGCCCTGAAATGTAATCAGAAATGACACTGATAAAATAACATCACGCCTACTACATCATCAACCTCCCTCTTGTAACCGAGGCAAAAGAGTATATGTACTTTCAATTAATTCTCTATTAAAAAATAAAGAGAATTTTGTAGTGGGAAAACTCTActttaacaaaataaaattagGCATAAGGTGCATGCTAATAAATCACTTAATGCAGAAAGATGATATTCCTATCACATGCTGAATTCagaccaaagtgtgtgtgtgtgtgtgtgtgtgtgtgtgtgtgtgtgaggggggggggcagggacaACATTTTGGATGATCTCAGCATTGATGCACATGCATCAACCAATAGAGCTCTGGCACACTAAGTAGCCTCCCaagtgttggaattcaaccccacactgctcaagtctgcagtcctcaatgggGCACAGTTAGTTTAGGAAAAGGCTGAGGGAATCCCTTCCCcgtctcctgaatgacagtttcttcttctcttctctttcttctctcattctgattggttatgtagaatggatactttttgAAGCAGCATGCTTTTGCTTCTTCTACTTTTACTTCTTAGTATGTAGCATgtattgagacctctctctgcttgtgtctgGGTCAGGAGAAATGTagtgcttggagatttttcccttttaaacccaagaagagatggagttagagtagctcagagccacttctttattattaaaatgtacttatttctgtaaacaaaccttttgtaattttaaagattGATTTTTGCATCTTTGTCTCGTAAACTCTGAATTTTTTCCCAGCCACAACagttcacactctgcttgctgtgagctgaatgctcaaatataagtatcctgtttgtatttttggatgctctgctgcaTTGTAGGAGTTTTCCCTAACAAAATACTAACACCAAGATCAGTAATTTACTCTTCCATTTTGATCAGAAGTCTGCATGCTCTAAAAACCTTACATTCCAGCACTACTCTCCATACCCTAAGCTCACTTTCCATTGGATCAAATAAATTTTAATTCTGTGTAATGTACTAGAGGGCACGTGTCTGTGGAAGATAGAACATAGATTTGAAAAACAAGCCACACCAAGCAAGCTAGAGATATACCACAGAATGGACCCCAAGAAGAGACTAAACCCTACCTTTTTGTTCCAGTTACGTCACCAGAGTATGATCCTTCTGTTTTTGCAAGGAGAAATAAGTGTCAAAAAACAGGTTGCCCACATTcttatgaaaaaaacaacaactctctGAAAATCTATTGCAATCTCTGACAAGGCTCCTCACCCAAAAATTATGGACCTTTTTCAAATCACAAACAAGTGAAAGGAGCATCTAATAGCAAGCCCTAAGCCTGAATCCCATTGGACACCCCTGCTTTTGCTTTTTGCGTGCTTACCTAGACCAAAGCCATCACCCATGTCCATTGGCTGTAAGAAAATGAAGCCAGGTTAAACAGATTCATATAATCACATGTTGCTTCCAAACCATTGTCTGTAAAAACATATTTACTTGTTATGGGAAAATTATGAGAGAGCAGCCCTGGCAGCAAGATTCCAGCTTAACACGAATTTTCCCCCCTTGAGAGAATCAGCATTAGTTTCCATGCACTTCATGCACCTAGAGCCCCTTGATTGCCACTAGTTCGGCTCACCTGTCCAGCAGAAGAAGCACTGGCATCATTGATATAGCAATCAGGGATGGCCTGCCGCTGGCTGTTGGAAGGCAGCACAGGCTGAAGCAGTGCTCCCTTATTCATTATGCTTGTCTGCAGAGACATCTGTTGCACACCCTACATAGAAAAGGTGACCAGGAAGCCTGTAACTGCCCCGTTAGCCCCTTCACCACTGTGCCAAGCATTCCCAGAAAGCAGACAACCAGCAGAGGTTGTTGGTTCAATAAAGTCAGGCAGTCATGCGAGATTGTTCCAAGAGACAGTACCTGAGAAGGTGGAACAGAGCCCTGCCTGACAGCCACTCCGCCAGAAGCAGCATTGGCCCGCTGTTGGTTGGGCTGAGCATTGGAGATCACTGGCAAACCACTGCGCTCCGAGACTATCTGACCTAACCAGatgaagaaaaacattttgtttcTACACTCAGGCACTCAACAGGGATTTCTGCAGCCATCGTATCCAAGTGCTACTATCTTAACACATTATATCATATCTTAAGAAATATCTACTTAATGCCAAAGAAGTTCCTGAAGTTTCTGTGCCTTGTAAAGTTCAGGCCTTTACCATTAGGGGGGTATATCCTGAATGCATGTGTACATTATCTATTTCAGGCAACTCCTTACTTCATATAAGTACCTTTCCTTTCTTTGTAGCATGCACACATTTTAGTTGCAACATGAACTTTTCCTGAGTGTAATCTCATATCAGGATGTTTATATTGTGCCATTTAGAGTCATTTGTGAGAGGAATAAAGGAACTAAGAAGCGAAGTTAAAATTTCTTGGTTCAGAGTAACACATGAAAATATATGGAGTGATCATACAAGGCTTGAGAGCATGGGAACTTTTGTTCAGTTCTTTCAAGACTGACCTATCTAAGTTGTGCCACAGCATCCCCTTTAAACTTTAAACAGGGAATATGTTTATGTTTTCTTATATTTGTATCACTGCCTTACTTTGGCAGAACTTTTCCAGGCAGTGCATCCAAACACTGACTGGAGCAAAGCCTATTTTACTTAAGTCAAATTATGTGATGATGTATTTTTGAAAGGATTCAGGGTATTACATCCAAATTTAGGTGGGAAGGGGCAATCCTAATTACTGTCATCTACATAGTAGTTAGTATCAGCATTATGTAATACAACGAAGCCCACGTGAGAACAGTCCAATTTGAAGATTTTGCTTCTTTCCCAAAGTATGCACACACTCAAAAGCAAGCCTTCCACTTCTCTTACCAAATGTTTCAGCACTCTTCGTCCAGGCATTTAAGTCCCATTGGAATTTCATATCTCCATGAGGCTCCACAGGATCCACAATCATTTTCAGAGCTCTGTGCAGCTGAAAATATATCTAGAGCAGAAAGACAAGGAAACAATAGAGAGCTCAATTACACATGGAAGAATTTATTTAACAATTCTTCATCTCCTCCAGTAAGTTGAAGCTATAACTGACAAATCATCTCACTTCTCCATTACCTCTGGGAGGTCAATTGAAAAAGATTTTGCCTGGCCTCTAAAAGCTGAAGAAGCCTACCCCTCTGTAAAAAAACTCAATAAACCACAGCAGGTCAGGGCAGACCTCTTCTTGGTGACTAAACAAAGAGAATTGCATAGACATACCTCACACTAGATCCAACTAACTTAACACTGGTTAATGAACACAAAATGTAGAATTAAGCTACATGACTGCTGGCTCACAACACCGACATAGAGCTTCTCTTATGATAAAACCAGGGCATTACATTACATTCCTATTCCAGAGGGCGGGAGTTGGAGTAGTTGGTCCCTGAAATTTCTCCCATTCTATAGTTTCTATGTAAAAGAATAGAACAAAGCTTACCAGCTTTTTTGAAAGCAGCAAGGCTGTGTTGTTGTCACTCTCCAGAGCCCAGTTTGCAAAGCGTAGAATGTGCTCCTGGTGACGCTGAAGCTTTGTCATTGCCCAATGCTGCCTCTCCAGCTTCTCCTGCTGACTCTCAGTGACTTtctacaaaagaaaagaaaaatatactcAAATTGTAAGGAAACAAATCCCTTCTTATGATTTTTATTCACAGGTAAGTGCCACACTATGATTTTGTCCAGTCATAATACATATGGTATTGATCCCTCACTTGTGCCTGTAGAAAACAGACTACAATAGACTAACCTAGACATAGATCTCCAACCTACATTAGACAAAGTGTGATGTTCCATGTAAAATTTGTTAAAAGTACTGAGATGTATTGTTCTGTGTGCAGACATAATACTGTCTGGATGCTTTTACTCTTTATACAAAACAAGCAATTAATTTCCAACTTTAATTCCCATCAACCTATTTTCAGATTTCCATGACACTCTTCTTGtgaagaaaaagtggggtataattaATAATCTGCCTTCTTAAGTCTCACCTGTGCATCGTTGACAAGCACCCTGGCCCTCTTATTGAGCTCCTTCATGATTTGCAAGATAGACATCTTTACATCCACCTGTACTCGTTTCTGCACGTCGGCCACCTGTCGAATCCTGTTCAAATAGAAATAAGAAGGTTTGTGAGACAAGCTATGATGCCATATATAGCATACACTGATGTTATGGCAAAAAATAGCAGCAACAAGCCCAAAGTATGGGAAGCAAACCTCCTTAATATGGGTTTTGCTAATGAGCATGCACTTCTTAAACTCAGTTACTGCTCCACTATCTAAAACAAAAGTCCATCTTTCCTCAAGAGGCTGTCAAACAATATTAACTCTTGCCTCTTCTCCAAAAACTTAGGTGACTGTGTGGGTCTTCTCCCTTTTATCCTGAAGACCACAATGCAAAGCAGGCAAATCCATTAGACAGTGGCTGGCCTGTTCCCCACACTTTGTGGCTAAGTCAAATACTACACTGCACCATACCATAAAGTCATCCATAAGTCATCTTGTGCAAACAAAGAAAACCACTTATCAAAATCATTACCAAGACAATACTGCATAACATCCTGATAAAGTAAGTGGGGAGAACTAGGATCCAAAGGCCACATGCCGCCCTAGAAGTGTAGCTCCTGACACTTCTTTGACCCCAGACCGTTTTTTTTGGGCCAAAAAGATAGGTATTCCAGAATGGattaatatctgctttggacatcccagtcaaaataacaaaaaaatcccCGAAGAACCTGGAGTAACAACATATAAGATTCAGTTGTCCCAAAGTAGTGGCTAAAGAAAGCCTGCTCTGGCCTTTCTTGAGAAACTGAAAACCAGGAGGAGTGGACCTCCATGCTTAAACATGCCTGTATTAGAAGCTACAGCAAAACAGCTTCTGTCACTCATTATGTGGCTGGAAGGTTTGTACAATTCCATTACCTCTTTTGCTTTTCTAACCTATTGGGAGTCCACTTCAGACTGCATAGAGAAGTGTGTGCTTTTATGCACCGCATTAACAAGCCTTCTTAGTATAGCTGTCATCTGCAAACATGAAGCCTTCACAAGGGGGACTTACGAGTTGCGAACTTCCTTGGTTGACTTCTGGAGATTGGCATTCTTATCTCCTAAGCGCTTGACCAACGAGGCTAGCATCTTGCGCTGGTTCTTGACTGCATCCTCCAAGAACTGATACCTGCAGAAGTATATGGCTTCACTCATCTGCTGCAAGTGCTTTTAAaagatgagatatatatgctgccaAAAACATGTTAGCATTCTATCTTGTCAATATCATTTGCCTGGTCTGGGAAGCAGGGAGTGTTGTGGGAGATGTACTTGGCCTTGACAACACATGGCTATCTCAGAGATCAGAGTTTTCAGATTGTAATTATTAGTCCATTTTAATAAGAATTAGAAAAATCTAATTCTATATTGCACACATGCACAGGTCTGAGGATTCAATTTTTTCAAGGTAAAATTGCCATGCACTAGTAGGAAGCGATTTCTTTAAATCTTTTAGTTTTTCTTTGCCGCATTTCTctcatatttcattttttctccttccccACCTAATGAACTTCTAGGAAAGTAATAAACTGGTATATCAACAGATGACTCAAATAGGTTCTCTGAAATTAAACTATCAGGTCAAAGGCTGCAAGTTGACTAATGCATCTTCACCTGTTTCTGTGCATTTAACTGAACGCACAGATGtgggatgaataataataataataataataatttaaaaaaactttatttatataccgccctatctcccggatgggactcagggcggtttccaatcataaaaacaacacaaacattacatagcaaacataacaacacattattaagcaaagtaaaaatacaattatagaaatagataacacttacatgacctgatcaaggggacgggaaccataaacccaatatattaaaatgtatcattttaagttagagaaatcttgtgcaatatattcaggcaccTTAACAGTGAAGACGCATAACACAGGGCAAGGAATGTGGaaacagcaaatacatttttatacagtCAGGAGAGCTTACTGATGATCCTTGTGTGCATTCAGCTGGCAATCTCGGCATGTTAGTGTGTCACACGTGTCACAAAATAGCACCAGTGGCTCATGCTTGTGGACAGAGCAATAAACAGTCTTCTCCCTCTCTTGAGTCTTGGATGATCCTAGGAAGAAAAGAGACTAGTCTATTACTCCAACAAAGGTAGGCCTCTTATGCATAAACAGGTGCTGCTCAGGTGGGGAGAACAAGACAGCCATTATCTATATTAAAATGATTGATTTAGATCAAAGACAGGCAAGATGGTGACCTCCATATGCTGTGGACTGCATCAGCCTCACCCAGAATGAAAACATGATGGAAGTACAGCCTAAAATATTTGGAGAGCACCTAGCTATCCATACTGCTTTAGATTAATACAAGTAGGATGGGATTCAAGTAGCTTGTGATCCAACATGTTTCTAACTACTGAGAAAACTTCCTGTCTGCATTCCACTTTATCTTTTTTGTTAGACAAAACATACATTGCCTGCCACACATCCAAGTTAAGTGTTCAGCTCACTGGGCCTTATTTGGTTTGCAGCTGCCTACCTGTGGACCGGACAGTGTGGTCCTTAGTATATTTCACTCTCTGATGAGCCTCCACACATGTCTCGCAGAGAGGCTCTTGGCACTCCACACAGAAGCTTGTGGCTGGGGCATTATCTTCACAGCTGGTACAACACTGATGAGAAAAGTATAGTAATTAGTAACAAGTCTATCTACCTCAGTTCTACAGGGGGGTTAAGAAACCAAGCAAAGAATTACTGGAATGAAAAGATCTCCAGGGAAGTAGCCCAGTTACCTGGTTAGCATCTCTAGCTTCTCCAAGAGACTCTGTACCACCATCTCTCAGAAAATAGTTCTCCACTATGTCTTTTACATAACACTGGTGTTTGCACACTGGACAGTCAACCACTGTAAAGAGAAGGATATGGAAAACATCAAGCAAGTCCCATAAGCACAGAAAGCAAAAAGTTGCTCTTTTATTCAGTAGCAACGTCTGTTGCTTttatttaaaaagctattttaagATAATGCAATCTTGCAAATTTATGTGGCTACTGTAACACAAAAGCTAATACTTTTCAACGATTCTTTAAGACTGGTCTGTCTTCTTTGGCCAGGAGCCATTGTTTTTTCCCACCTTTTTGGAACAGATATATTTGTTTTATCCTTGGCATACTCCATCAGCTCGCTTATGAGTCCAGGTACTATTTGGTTTCTTATACTTTTACATTCAAACCCCCTTTATAGAACTATTAAGCCACACAAAGGAGAACAAGTTCACTAGTCTTCCTGTTTTTCCCATCACCCTTTTCTCATTCCTGTCATTTTCTTCCGTCTGAAAAGACAGCATTTATGTCCAGATTTACAGACTGTTTCAAAGAACAAAAACATGCCACAATATTGGGAACAAACAACT
This sequence is a window from Anolis carolinensis isolate JA03-04 chromosome 6, rAnoCar3.1.pri, whole genome shotgun sequence. Protein-coding genes within it:
- the trim28 gene encoding transcription intermediary factor 1-beta isoform X2, whose protein sequence is MSASATAPAPAETGGGGGGGAATTGEKQRSSAASSSAASASASASSAAGAPLNMEGLDLLEKCAVCREKLRAEREPRLLPCLHSVCKECVKVEPAGGGNNKEGQVVDCPVCKHQCYVKDIVENYFLRDGGTESLGEARDANQCCTSCEDNAPATSFCVECQEPLCETCVEAHQRVKYTKDHTVRSTGSSKTQEREKTVYCSVHKHEPLVLFCDTCDTLTCRDCQLNAHKDHQYQFLEDAVKNQRKMLASLVKRLGDKNANLQKSTKEVRNSIRQVADVQKRVQVDVKMSILQIMKELNKRARVLVNDAQKVTESQQEKLERQHWAMTKLQRHQEHILRFANWALESDNNTALLLSKKLIYFQLHRALKMIVDPVEPHGDMKFQWDLNAWTKSAETFGQIVSERSGLPVISNAQPNQQRANAASGGVAVRQGSVPPSQPMDMGDGFGLEGSYSGDVTGTKRARSQDGGDGSLRKVPRVSLERLDVDLTADHQPPIFKVMQRPTTEDYNIYVIEQGAQQGGLAVKEEQMESAIEHPGSALDMKDTKPILPQDALLPEGSIIPRVISPSGSTSSAMEMQSVHSHDGTANGEEGACCRICLKAGAVVMCDGCKKCYHLDCHLPALQDVPGRDWKCLLCEDSVTTIEEDENDLTPIFIDGEPKTLSNGDQKRCERVLLELLCFEPCRPLHRLSNATEGQNTIDLTLIRAKLQRKLSPPYVSPDEFADDVWKMVKQFNTLTEDKEDVQSIIVLQRFFEAKLSAAFGDRKFSALREPINVDEPLKESALALRGSSLTDLGEASASKPDGSDEDDGTAA
- the trim28 gene encoding transcription intermediary factor 1-beta isoform X1 — its product is MSASATAPAPAETGGGGGGGAATTGEKQRSSAASSSAASASASASSAAGAPLNMEGLDLLEKCAVCREKLRAEREPRLLPCLHSVCKECVKVEPAGGGNNKEGQVVDCPVCKHQCYVKDIVENYFLRDGGTESLGEARDANQCCTSCEDNAPATSFCVECQEPLCETCVEAHQRVKYTKDHTVRSTGSSKTQEREKTVYCSVHKHEPLVLFCDTCDTLTCRDCQLNAHKDHQYQFLEDAVKNQRKMLASLVKRLGDKNANLQKSTKEVRNSIRQVADVQKRVQVDVKMSILQIMKELNKRARVLVNDAQKVTESQQEKLERQHWAMTKLQRHQEHILRFANWALESDNNTALLLSKKLIYFQLHRALKMIVDPVEPHGDMKFQWDLNAWTKSAETFGQIVSERSGLPVISNAQPNQQRANAASGGVAVRQGSVPPSQGVQQMSLQTSIMNKGALLQPVLPSNSQRQAIPDCYINDASASSAGQPMDMGDGFGLEGSYSGDVTGTKRARSQDGGDGSLRKVPRVSLERLDVDLTADHQPPIFKVMQRPTTEDYNIYVIEQGAQQGGLAVKEEQMESAIEHPGSALDMKDTKPILPQDALLPEGSIIPRVISPSGSTSSAMEMQSVHSHDGTANGEEGACCRICLKAGAVVMCDGCKKCYHLDCHLPALQDVPGRDWKCLLCEDSVTTIEEDENDLTPIFIDGEPKTLSNGDQKRCERVLLELLCFEPCRPLHRLSNATEGQNTIDLTLIRAKLQRKLSPPYVSPDEFADDVWKMVKQFNTLTEDKEDVQSIIVLQRFFEAKLSAAFGDRKFSALREPINVDEPLKESALALRGSSLTDLGEASASKPDGSDEDDGTAA